The Gemmatimonadaceae bacterium DNA segment CCCAGCAACTCGACGAGCTTTGGGCGGGTGATTTTCTCGCGGCGATACACCTCAAGCGCGAGGCCGACGAAGCGTGGGTTCGGCGGGGGCGGGGCATTGGCGGGTTGCTCTCCCTGATCCTCCAGCTTGAGCAGGATGCGTAGGTCCTCGATGCGGCGTTCCTCGTCCTCCTGCCGCAGGCGCTGCATCTCCGGTTCGGAGATCAGGCGCAGGTGCTTCAGCCGGAAGATCATCGCGAGCGGGCTCACGCCGAAGCGCTCGGCGAGCTGCATCACGTCGTAGAGCTGGATGTCTTGCGAGCCGGGTTCGGAGCGACTCTCCGCGACCAGCGCGTCCGATGCATCGGAGCCGTCGAAGATCGCCGCCGAGAGGCGGGAGGGCTGGCCCTTGCCGAGCTCGGCGACCGATTCGCGCACGCCTTCTTCCGGTAACAAGAACGCACCCGCGAAGGCGTTCGCGCGCATCTCGCGCAGGTTGTCGCGTTCGGAGTGTCGGCTGACCTGTCCGGGCGTGTCGTGGTCGAGCAGGATGTGCGCGTACTCGTGGGCGAAGGAGAATCGCTGGCGGTTGGCGTGATGTGCTCGGTTGACGGCGACGAGCGGGAGGATGGCATTTCCGATCAGCGTGAAGCCCGAAATGTCATCGTCGAGTTCGACCAGCGCCGTGGGCACGCCCTGCGATTCGATCAACTGCGCGATGTCGGGCACCGGTACGCGACCTAGGCCGAGCCGTTGGCGCTCTTCCTCCGCGATGCGGTCGCCTTGGCTGATTGCGTCCCAGCGGGTGCCCGGTTGCCCTAAGTCGTAGTTTGCCACGCCGCGCCGCGTCCGTTCGATTCCTGCCAGCCGCTCGAGGTTCCGGCGTTCTCGGGCGATTGCCAGGCAATCGCGAACCTGCGGCGGCACGCCGCTGCCCAAGGGTGCGGTCGCGCGGAAGAGTACGCTGAGGGCTTCGTCCTCGTCGAAGGTGGGCTGGAGGAAATCGCGCAGGTCGCGGCCGACGAGGCGGGCGATGCGTTCGAGTTCGAGGCTGGAGACCTTGCGGTTGCCGGCTTCGATCTGGACAATGGCGGAGCGGGGGATGCCGAGCTCCTCCGCGAGGTCCGCCTGGGTGAGGTTGGCGGATTCGCGGGCGGTGCGGATGCGGGAGGCGAGCAGGGATTCTGGGGAGGGCATATATCGTTGCAGCATATGATAATAAAATCAGACTCTTGTTGTCAATATACGGATTGATAGTTGACTTTTGTCGCATCGTGCAGCTATTTGGTGTGTGATTTCTTTCGCGAGCACCTCCAGGATGTTGCGCAGGTCACAGTCGATGGTTGCATTCACGTTGGGTTTTCCGACAGGACTCAAATGAACAGTGGCGTAGGGTTGTCCACTTTCGACGAAGACTTCAGGCTGCTCACAGGGAATCAGCCCTTCCCTTGGCAGCGCGCACTGTATACGCGCTTTGTCTCCGGTGACTTTCCGAAAGCTTGCGACCTGCCGACCGGTCTCGGGAAGACGAGCGTCATCGCACTGTGGCTGCTGGCGCTTGTAAAAACCCCCAAGCTGCCCCGCCGCCTCGTCTACGTTGTCAACCGGCGCACAGTGGTTGACCAGGCCACCGCCGAGGCCGAACGAATCCGGGAACAGCTCGTCGCGGCGGGTGCACAGCACCTGCGTGACGCACTTAGCGCACTGGCTGCCGTGAATACGGAGTATCCGCTCGCGATCAGCACGTTGCGTGGTGAATTCGCTGACAATGCGGAGTGGCGGCGCGATCCATCACGCCCCGCCGTCATTGTTGGCACCGTCGATATGGTGGGCAGTCGCCTGTTGTTTAGTGGTTACGGCTGTGGTTTCCGCAGCAAGCCATTGCACGCGGGTTTCCTCGGGCAAGATGCGCTGCTTGTGCACGACGAAGCGCATCTCGAACCCGCTTTCCAGTCGCTTCTCACTGCCATCGCCAACGAGCAACAGCGCGGCCGAGACCCCCGTCCGATCAAGGTGCTCGCGCTCTCGGCTACGAGTCGCACGGAGTCGGACTTCACGCTCGACGAGGCGGATCTCCGCAACGCAGTGGTGAATCAACGGATCCACGCAAAGAAAGGTCTGCAACTCCATTCTATCGACGATCGAAAGGATCTGCCGGATACTGTCGCCGCAAAGGCTGGGTCGCTCGAAGGAAAGGTCATAGTCTTTCTCTCGTCAGTGGAGCATGTCGAAAAGTGCGCGCGAGCCCTGCGAAAGGCGAAGAGAAACGTCGCCACGTTGACTGGCACTATGCGCGGCGCGGAGCGGGACGAACTCGTGAAGCATCCGGTGTTCGCACGTTTCCTTCCGCGACTTGATGCAAGCGTGCAGTTACAGGAAGGCACCGTGTTCCTCGTCGCGACGTCGGCGGGCGAGGTGGGCATCGACCTGTCGGCTGACCATCTCGTCACCGACCTCCCGCCGTTCGATGCACTCGCGCAGCGGCTGGGTCGTGTCAACCGCTACGGAGAAGGTGACGCCGAGGTGCACGTGTTCTGCGAGCCGTTGGAGGCGCCTCCGGAGGTGAAGGCCGACGGTGAAGGGGACGACGAAGACGAAGAGAAGCTCGGCAATCGTAAGGATGACTACGGGCGTGCACGGTACTTCACGAGGGCGCTCTTGGAAGAATTGCCTGTGCGCGGTGATGGGCACTATGACTCATCTCCCGCTGCGCTGCGCGCGCTCTCTCGTGACAAGCGTCTCAATGCCGCAACGCCCCAGCCCGACATCCACCACGTCGACGCACTGCTGTTCGACCGTTGGTCGTACACCACCATTTCTGGCCCGCTACCGGGCCGTCCTCCAGTCGCGGAGTACCTTCGCGGTAAAGCCGAATGGGAAGCGCCTCGTACCACTGTCGCGTGGCGCCGCGAGGTAGCGTGGCTCGGGGCTGAGCACCTCAATGGCGACTCACTCGACGACTTCCTCGCCGACTACCCGTTGCGGAGTCGCGAGACGTTGAGTGACGCCACCAGACGCGTGGTGAGTCATCTCGAGAAGTTGGCCGTGCGAGACAAGGACGATTCGCGTCTCGCTTGGCTCGTCCGCTATGACCGACCGGCCGAGATCGTGAAGCTCGGCGAGCTCGTTGATCGCTACGACTCAAAGAAGAACCCGACGCTCGACAACGCGACGGTCGTACTGGCGCCGGAGGTCGGTGGCCTCGACGGGGGATTGCTCGATGGCGCTGCGGAGTTCGACCAGGCCACCAACTACGATCTCGGCTCCAAGACTGACGAGCGCATCGTCCGTGAGCGGGAGGCCGCCAGCGACCCGCCAGAGGGTATGCGCCTGGTGCGCGCGGTCAAGCGCACGACCGACGATGATGACGACGTGGAGTGGTGGCATCTCTACACGGCATCACGGCGTGCTGACGATGAAGGCTCACGTACCAGCTCGAAGGAGTTGCTGCTCGACACCCACCTGCAGCGCACTGGGAAGTGGGCTGCGCGCATCGCCCAACGCCTTGGCCTGCCAGAAATGCAGTGTATGGCGCTGGCGCAGGCGGGACGCGCGCACGACCTCGGAAAAGGCCGCCGCGTGTGGCAACGTTCCATCCAACGCTTCAAAGAGCCGCCGCTCGCTAAGGGTCGTATGCAACCGTTGTTGCTCGCTCACTTTCGTCACGAACTGGGTTCGTTGCACGATGCTGATTTCAGCAGCCTGAGCGAAGACGCCACGGACCTCGCTATGCATATCGTCGCCACGCACCACGGTCGTGCGCGGCCACACTTCCCCGTTATCGAAAGCTACGATCCGGAGGTCAGCGACACGGATACGGCTGGACTAGTGCGCGAGGTGCCGTTGCGATTTGACCGGCTGCAACGCCACTACGGTCGCTGGGGGCTGGCGTGGCTCGAATCGATTCTGCGGGCCGCTGATGTGCTGGGTTCGGAAGACGACGAGGTGGCCGAATGATCCGCATCAAGGTCGACCTCACTAACCCAGGCCAGTTCTTCGGTTGTTGTGGTGTATTTGAGCTGGCGCAGCGGCTTTGGCCGGGAGCGACGGCGCACTTTGATGATACGCACTTCGTGGTGTCTCACGGTGACTTGAAGGATCTTGTTGAGGAAACGGCCAAGGCGTCGATCGAAGCGTTGGAGCCCGCCAATCAGACCTCGTCAGCATTACGACTGGCTGAGCCATTCGACCTGCGACTCGATTGGTGGAAAGTCGAACGCGGCCTGAAGACTTGGGCCGGGCGTATGTCGGTCGACCGCATCGCGATGAGCCTTCAGCGAGATCTCCCGAACACGCTGGGCAACGGTTTTTTCGATGATGGTCACGTCGTCTTGGGTGCCGACGGCAAGAAGGTTGAACCGTACTATTTCGACGGAAGACGAGGAGCGACCGCGCTGCCGCTCGACGTCGGATTCTCGTCGGACGCGCTCTCGATGGAAACGGTGGCCTTCAGCGCCACGGAGTTCTTCACATTGGTCGGACTCCAACGTTTCCGTCCTGTTGATGTGAAACTGCGCGTCTACCAGTATCGTGCATGGCGCGCGTCGTTCCCCGTCACGCTTGCGGCGCTGGCGGCGGCGAACGCACTGCCCGACGGTGGGTCGTTGTTCCAGTTCGAGAGCGCATTCCGCACTGATCAGCGTAAGCACAAGGCATTCTCACCCGCGATTCCCGTACATGGAGACGGATATGAGTGAAACGAAGATTGAGACGTGGCTCGAAGACTCTGCTGACGCGCCTGCGGCCATCGTGCTGCGCGAGTACCTGACGCCGGTAGAGGGCAAGGACGGCGTCTTCTTTCCGCCGACGTTCGCGGCAGCCGAGAACTCCAAGGAGTTTCCCGGCGGGTACAATATCAACGAACTGGCCAACGGCGAGAATGTCTGCCTCGTCGATACGGTCGGCTCGCAAGCCAACCGTATCGAGCCGATGTTCGCGACTGGCGACTACGCGGCGCTTGTGCCGCAACTCGTCGTCGAGGCTGGAGAGAAGCAGGTCAGCATCCTCGATGCAGGTCACCGTGCAGGGGACGCGATCGTGCGCTGCACCGAGCTGCAAGACGCGCTGCAGAAGGCGTTCCAATCGCTGAAGAGAGGCGACGCCGTGCCGTTGGCGAAGCTCGCCCCCACTTCGCTCGTCTTCGGTGTGTGGGATTCGCGCGATACGCAGGCAAAGGCCCCTCGCTTGCTCGCCGCCACTATCCGTGCCTTCAACGTCGGGAAGCTGACTCGCTCGGCGCAGTACAACCCTGCCGTCGAGTACGTCGAAGAAGGGTTGCTCGACGAGACGGAGAACAAG contains these protein-coding regions:
- a CDS encoding ImmA/IrrE family metallo-endopeptidase; the protein is MLQRYMPSPESLLASRIRTARESANLTQADLAEELGIPRSAIVQIEAGNRKVSSLELERIARLVGRDLRDFLQPTFDEDEALSVLFRATAPLGSGVPPQVRDCLAIARERRNLERLAGIERTRRGVANYDLGQPGTRWDAISQGDRIAEEERQRLGLGRVPVPDIAQLIESQGVPTALVELDDDISGFTLIGNAILPLVAVNRAHHANRQRFSFAHEYAHILLDHDTPGQVSRHSERDNLREMRANAFAGAFLLPEEGVRESVAELGKGQPSRLSAAIFDGSDASDALVAESRSEPGSQDIQLYDVMQLAERFGVSPLAMIFRLKHLRLISEPEMQRLRQEDEERRIEDLRILLKLEDQGEQPANAPPPPNPRFVGLALEVYRREKITRPKLVELLGMAGVREQDIDRVIATAGVEDDAPHGV
- the cas3u gene encoding type I-U CRISPR-associated helicase/endonuclease Cas3, with amino-acid sequence MTFVASCSYLVCDFFREHLQDVAQVTVDGCIHVGFSDRTQMNSGVGLSTFDEDFRLLTGNQPFPWQRALYTRFVSGDFPKACDLPTGLGKTSVIALWLLALVKTPKLPRRLVYVVNRRTVVDQATAEAERIREQLVAAGAQHLRDALSALAAVNTEYPLAISTLRGEFADNAEWRRDPSRPAVIVGTVDMVGSRLLFSGYGCGFRSKPLHAGFLGQDALLVHDEAHLEPAFQSLLTAIANEQQRGRDPRPIKVLALSATSRTESDFTLDEADLRNAVVNQRIHAKKGLQLHSIDDRKDLPDTVAAKAGSLEGKVIVFLSSVEHVEKCARALRKAKRNVATLTGTMRGAERDELVKHPVFARFLPRLDASVQLQEGTVFLVATSAGEVGIDLSADHLVTDLPPFDALAQRLGRVNRYGEGDAEVHVFCEPLEAPPEVKADGEGDDEDEEKLGNRKDDYGRARYFTRALLEELPVRGDGHYDSSPAALRALSRDKRLNAATPQPDIHHVDALLFDRWSYTTISGPLPGRPPVAEYLRGKAEWEAPRTTVAWRREVAWLGAEHLNGDSLDDFLADYPLRSRETLSDATRRVVSHLEKLAVRDKDDSRLAWLVRYDRPAEIVKLGELVDRYDSKKNPTLDNATVVLAPEVGGLDGGLLDGAAEFDQATNYDLGSKTDERIVREREAASDPPEGMRLVRAVKRTTDDDDDVEWWHLYTASRRADDEGSRTSSKELLLDTHLQRTGKWAARIAQRLGLPEMQCMALAQAGRAHDLGKGRRVWQRSIQRFKEPPLAKGRMQPLLLAHFRHELGSLHDADFSSLSEDATDLAMHIVATHHGRARPHFPVIESYDPEVSDTDTAGLVREVPLRFDRLQRHYGRWGLAWLESILRAADVLGSEDDEVAE
- the cas7u gene encoding type I-U CRISPR-associated protein Cas7 codes for the protein MSETKIETWLEDSADAPAAIVLREYLTPVEGKDGVFFPPTFAAAENSKEFPGGYNINELANGENVCLVDTVGSQANRIEPMFATGDYAALVPQLVVEAGEKQVSILDAGHRAGDAIVRCTELQDALQKAFQSLKRGDAVPLAKLAPTSLVFGVWDSRDTQAKAPRLLAATIRAFNVGKLTRSAQYNPAVEYVEEGLLDETENKEALKAYSERGFRHVPASNTHGGVIARGDIRREVTLQIAALRLLRGTTDDETKKLRAYLLGLALVAFTKPAVGFLRQGCNLVLDGDRVPESTVVFADGRRESSGLTHHAALAFAKKAAAAFGVGESKMVKFDTKLAKDETTGEGKRGKKGKKIEKAKAG